CATGAGGTAGTGGTGGTTAGCGATTGATTAAAAGCCTTGCCATAAAAAGTCTCTTTGGCTAAAACAGAAAAACCGCACACACAGGCGTTGCTACGTCGGTTTTTGCGTAAATATTATATTGCTGGGCTGCCTTTTCGATTGGCGTTAGTGAATTCACTTTGTCTAACCCAGGCAGCACTCGAACGGTAGCAGAGATTAACGAGAAAATCCGCAAAGGCGACGCGCAGGTTTTGACAGCTGAAGAAATGAAGCGACTGGTTGAATCCAGCGGCGTTGAAGTGGCTTTTAAAGAAGTTGACGTCGTAACCACAGGCACCTTTGGCGCCATGTGCAGCAGCGGCGCCCTAATTAATCTTGGCCACGCAGACCCACCCATCAAAATAGGGCACGCATGGCTAAATGACGTAGAAGTCTGCCACCCCGGAGCAGCAGTGGACATTTTTGTCGGCGCAACCAACATGTCAGAGAAGCAACCATTTGAATACGGAGGCGGACACGTAATCTCCGACCTAGTCGCAGGTAAAGAAGTGGAGCTCCGAGCAACATCCCACGGCACCGACTGCTACCCCCGCACCTCAGTTAAAACCACCCTCACCAAATACGACCTCAACCAATTCTATCTGCTCAACTTCCGAAACTGTTACCAACGCTACAACTGCGCCGTCAACAGCAGCGACGAAACCATCTACACCTACATGAGCAAACTGCTGCCCAAATTCCGAAACGCAACGTTTAGCGGCGCAGGCGAACTCAACCCACTGATGAATGACCCAGATTATGAAACCATCGGGTTAGGCACCCACATCTTTCTGGGCGGCGGAGACGGCTACGTCATCGGAGAAGGCACCCAACATAGCCCCAAAAACCAAGACGGCACATTGATGGTGAAAGGCGACGCAAAAAAAATGAGCCCCGAATTTCTGCAGGGCGCAGCTTTCACGCGGTACGGCACCTCGATGTATGTGGGTTTAGGCATCCCCATTCCCATCCTTAACCTTGGATTAGCAAAGAAAACAGCCATCCGTGACAGTGAAATCTTTACCGACATCGTAGATTACAGTGTACCACGGCGTGACCGCCCCAAGTTTGGCAAAGTCAGCTACCAAGAACTAAAATCAGGCTCCATAACCGTAAACGGCAAAAAGGTCAGGGTAAGCTCGCTTTCCAGCCTTAAAATGGCTAATAAGGTTTCTGAGACGCTCAAGTCATGGATTGAAGAAGCCAACTTCTTCTTAACAGAGCCAGTTGAGCGGCTGCCCACCAACACGGTGTTTAAACCAATGCGGCAAACCGAGGAAATCCCCTTCGTCGTCACCGTCATGCATTCCGCCGTGACCTGCACTGAAGACGAAGAAATCCGCGCCATAGCCGAACGCATAGTCACCAAATCCGTCAACCACATCGTCGTGGTAGATGACGCCTGCAGACTACGAGGCATCGTCACATCATGGGACATAACCCGCGCCATGGCAGAAGGCAAAAAAGCCTTAGCCGACATTGAATCCCGCAATGTCATAACCGCTAAACCCGACGAGCCGCTGGAAATAGCTTCTAAACGCATGGCGCAACACAACATCTCCGCGTTACCTGTTATAGATGTGGACAAGAAGGTACTTGGTATAGTTACTTCTGAAGATGTGTCAAAACTGCTAGGACGGCGAAGAAATGACTAGACTACTCATCAGGTTTAGTGAAGAACAAGTTTCAGAACCCATCGCAGCCCAAATCATCATCGAACACAAAGTACCTATGGTTATTTTATCAGCGCATGTCAATTCGAAGGGCGGCGAAATCTTAGTTGAAGTCCCCGACGAGATGCAAGAAGAAGTCGTGAATGCTTTCCGTAAACGCAAAATCGAAGTCACGGTGCCCAAACTCATCGAAGTTGACGCCGAAAAATGCTTCAGCTGCGGCAGCTGCGTAGCGCTTTGTCCAGTCGAAGCCATCAGCATCAAAGAAGACTACACCGTACAGTTCGACAAAGCCAAATGTGTAGGAAGCACCTGTAGCATCTGTGTGGATGTTTGTCCCGCCCGAGCTATAAAATCGGTGAAACAGAACAACAACGGAACACCCCGCAAGCAGAGTTAAGAAAAATTGACGGGCAACCTGCATAAGGAAAAGTTCGCGTTCAAAGAAGCCCAATGCACCATAATTTCTGACACGCCCCTAGGAATTGAAAACGCAAAACAGTCTATCAGCCGCAACTATCAAGAACTCGAAGCCCACGTAGCGGCAAACCCCAAATTTTCCTGGACTTTAACACCGATTTCGGTTCCTGAAAAGCCTCTTGTTGCAAAATTGATGGCGCAAGCCGCACAGAAAGCTGGAGTGGGACCAATGGCGGCTGTGGCGGGCGCAATCGCGGATTTAGCCGTCCAAGACATGCTACAGGCAGGTTGTAAAGTTGCAGTGGTGGAGGATGGTGGTGAAATCTCAGCCCAAGCTGACAGGCCCATCGACATTGCAGTTGCGGCAGGAGATGAACCCCTTTCTCGGCGTTTCGGTTTCCGATTAACTGAATTCCCAGTCGGCGTTGCGACCAGTTCAGGCAGATTCAGCCATGCCCTCAGTTTCGGCGATGCAGAGGCGGCAATTGTGTTTTGTAAAGATGCTACTTTAGCTGACGCCGCCGCTACTGCTGTTGGAAACGTCGTAAAAGGTGATGACGCCCAAGCAGTCATCCAAACGGCATTAGACAAGGGATTGGCGATTGAGGGCGTTGAGGGAGTGTTGATTGTCTATAAAGGCGAAGTAGGGACAACGGGGAAAATTCCGCCGATTATTAAAGTGACTTAGCGGAGATTTTCTTTTTTATCGTGGGTGCAAAGAGCAAACCAAACGCTGCCCCCAAAGCGATGCCGAGCCCTATGTTGCCAAAGACGTTACCTATTATGGCGCCAAAAGCTGTACCAAACACTAAGCTTATGCCAGCTAAGGAGACGGATTTTTGTTCTGTTTTCATGATTTCACCTCCTCAAAAAGTTGCCAAGTTGTTGTAGTAGCAATGAACGCCAAAAAAGGCATGACGATTGCCCAGAGTACCACGTTGACTTCGAGGTATGCCGCAGCTGTTATGCCTATTGCCCACAATAGCAGGTT
The DNA window shown above is from Candidatus Bathyarchaeota archaeon and carries:
- a CDS encoding homocysteine biosynthesis protein; the encoded protein is MSNPGSTRTVAEINEKIRKGDAQVLTAEEMKRLVESSGVEVAFKEVDVVTTGTFGAMCSSGALINLGHADPPIKIGHAWLNDVEVCHPGAAVDIFVGATNMSEKQPFEYGGGHVISDLVAGKEVELRATSHGTDCYPRTSVKTTLTKYDLNQFYLLNFRNCYQRYNCAVNSSDETIYTYMSKLLPKFRNATFSGAGELNPLMNDPDYETIGLGTHIFLGGGDGYVIGEGTQHSPKNQDGTLMVKGDAKKMSPEFLQGAAFTRYGTSMYVGLGIPIPILNLGLAKKTAIRDSEIFTDIVDYSVPRRDRPKFGKVSYQELKSGSITVNGKKVRVSSLSSLKMANKVSETLKSWIEEANFFLTEPVERLPTNTVFKPMRQTEEIPFVVTVMHSAVTCTEDEEIRAIAERIVTKSVNHIVVVDDACRLRGIVTSWDITRAMAEGKKALADIESRNVITAKPDEPLEIASKRMAQHNISALPVIDVDKKVLGIVTSEDVSKLLGRRRND
- a CDS encoding 4Fe-4S dicluster domain-containing protein translates to MTRLLIRFSEEQVSEPIAAQIIIEHKVPMVILSAHVNSKGGEILVEVPDEMQEEVVNAFRKRKIEVTVPKLIEVDAEKCFSCGSCVALCPVEAISIKEDYTVQFDKAKCVGSTCSICVDVCPARAIKSVKQNNNGTPRKQS
- a CDS encoding UPF0280 family protein → MTGNLHKEKFAFKEAQCTIISDTPLGIENAKQSISRNYQELEAHVAANPKFSWTLTPISVPEKPLVAKLMAQAAQKAGVGPMAAVAGAIADLAVQDMLQAGCKVAVVEDGGEISAQADRPIDIAVAAGDEPLSRRFGFRLTEFPVGVATSSGRFSHALSFGDAEAAIVFCKDATLADAAATAVGNVVKGDDAQAVIQTALDKGLAIEGVEGVLIVYKGEVGTTGKIPPIIKVT